The Gossypium hirsutum isolate 1008001.06 chromosome A03, Gossypium_hirsutum_v2.1, whole genome shotgun sequence genome contains the following window.
TGCCAATTTCAGAAAAACAGCAAAAAAGCAGGAAGAATCAATATTGGATTAAAATCCACAGCAGGTCAACTTCCTTATAAGAAAATATACTCTCAAGTGATTTGACCATATCAAGAACAAACTAGGTTCAGTATATAAGGCAACTTACCGGATGGATGACCAATCATAGCCAGCTATGCAGTCTGTACTTTTCCAAGTGCGGACAATGCTAGGGATGACACCAAGCATTGTTACTTTTGCATCCTAGACAAGTTTAACTAAAATACGTAAATTCCCTGATGAATAAGATACAAAATTCTACAAAAGCACTCCCTTGGTGCTTCTTTTGTGTTTGTTTTATTGTTCaactaaaaggaaaaaaaaagagataatacATAGGCTATGACatcttcataattaaatcatCTTCAGACAACTGGATACTGTTTCATCCCAGAACAAGTGTTGGCCAAAAAGGATGTGAAGCCAAAAAGGAGCCAATTACTTATTATGTTATTGAATGGTCTGACGAGATTGCACCAACTGgagttatataaatatatatatgcgtgtGTGTCAAGATTCTATAAGCTGATTATACGAGTCAAGGACAATCATACTTTAATGAAACAAACAATCATACTTTAATGAAACAATTACAATAGATTACTACCTGTACAAACTTGGAAAAGCCGGAACTAAGGGGAGATCCATTGTATAATGCCATTGAAGCACCATTTAACAATGAAGCATATACTAACCAAGGACCCATCATCCATCCAAGGTTTGTTGGCCATGCAACAATATCACCCTTGCGGATGTCCATGTGGCACCATGCATCTGCAGCAGCTTTGAAAGGACTCCCATTGGTCCAAGGTATTGCCTTTGGCTCACCTACACAAGAAATAAGCTCAATTAGCAAGTCAATTTCATTTTTACTGACCTTCAGCCGGCTTTAAACTATGGAAAAGtggaaaaaattattaattaactacTTAGTCCTATCCTACTGTTCTTTTGTTCAACAATTTCAACAGTAGAATTACACTAAAAGTTGATTTAACTTTTTGTATCACTTCAAATCCAGTCTATCATAAAGGAACCAAACAAATCGAGGTTGATTTTCAACCATTCCTGAGAAGATTTTGGATAACTTAATCTTCATTGGCTATACAGGAGAACTTGTAAATTTGTTTACAAAGgcactaaattggaaatcaagtTGATAATCTATGCAACAAGCTAGGCATGATCAACATCTATGCTccaacttgagggggagtgtgAAAAGCCGATACATAGCACATTTATAGGActttgtaaataactaatttgtAAAGATTTGGggagattttattttctttcctttataCACATAATAatacttgtataaattttgccTTGTGGTGAATACGGAATATAGAATTCTCTCCTCTCTTCTGTACTTTTGAACACTTAAATAAtcattttacttttctttcttgATTTTGACGCTACTTTTGGTAATCAATTGGCTCGGGATGTTGAAACTAAAGTGCCAGATGTACTAATGTGATGTAGATAAACAAAAATACCATGTTTGATAATTACTCAGAAGACATAATGGCAAGTCTTTCCTTTATTATCTTCTCTCCTACCACCAAATGTATGAAATTGGTCTCTTGAATTTTATTGGTATATTCCAACGTATATAATAATACCCAAGTGAGATTGGTTGACTGAATATCGAGCAAACACAAAAGTTACCATTAATTTACATTTAGGACACTGCTCGaaacataactacaccaaaattgTTTCTCATGCCACGACCTATATGGAAGTTTGCTACGACAAACATTTAATGCCAATATGCTAAAATGAAAATTAGgctgtttttatttatttttaactaaattaagCTTTTTTCATTTGGGACTTAGAAACTACACTATCACCATGATTTTAGGCCACCTTACCTATTTAAATGACATTTTGTTTGTAAGGAATTACAAGAAataaggagtttttgaagttacCTGTAGTTCCAGATGAGAAAAGGATATTTGTAAATGCCTCTATTGGTTGTTCTACTGCTTTAAAAACATCTCCCCTGCAAtttgagatttaaaaaaaaaaaaaaattgacccGGGCAGATACAGCTTAAAGTCTTGCAGAAATTTTACATGCAATCAAATAAAGAAATTGATAATCAAGTGATTTTATGATAAATACAACTAAATGTTAGATATTACAATAATATCAACCACGTAATAGACCAATATGAAAACAGGGCCAGAATTTGGTTAATTTGGATCTACTTTATCTCAGTAAATtgcaatttttataatatataaatttgtcTTTTCCTACAACATTATTTTGAGAGGCCATAATTTGCAAAACTTTAGAATATGGAGTTTCAAGAAGCTACTAGAGAGAGTTGATCTCACTCCAAAAGATTGCTTTAGTATTATCAACATCCAAACGTGCCCATTGGTCCTGAAGATTGCTACCAAGGTAAATTGCATAACCACCCCAAGCCCAGCTAACTTTTCATTCATCCCAGGTAAGAATCTTCTACAACACGTAACCATTTTACGTAAATACACTTGAAACATCCACCATCATTAAAGTAGCATGTCTtgcttatttaaatttaaaaaacaacatATCAATTCTGCAATAGAGAAAATGAACGATATCTCATGGACATCAATCAGATATTGCCTCAAAGCAAACTACACAAAAAAATGGTGGAACGGTATGGAGAATGACAACAGATGACCATAGGTATGAATCACAAAGATAACAGTAGATTAGCCAGAAGAACTAGAGTTCTCACTTGAACTTTTTAACTCTTTCCAGAAACTCAGGCCATGAAATATCACCGTCGCGCAACTTGATGTTGAAACTAGAGCTTTTGGCTGGTAAAACAATGGCCATAGGTGCCTTAGCTTCCACAACTCTACTGCAGAATGGAAGCTACGTTGTGAGATAACTTCCATTagaaataagaaatataaatataaaggAACACACCACCTTAAATAGGTGAGGACAAAGTTTAAAGTACTGCACCTGTATAAAGGTAAGCTTTTCTCACCGCGAATAATAAGATCCTGAGATAAAACAACAAAAGAACTAACTGAGAAGATCAAGTAAATGTACTTGAGTGAGGATCTGGAAAGACTAAAAAACCATCAAAAACCTTTAGGACCAAGTCAGAGATAAAAGAGTTACTAAAGGAaagaccaaaaaataataatatcaaataagGATCCTGAAAAGTGTTCTAGATATAACAGTAGTAATGATACGCATACAAGATGAATTATCAAGAGAAAAGACAAAAAGCAAAATGAAGGTAAAAAGGAATTGCTAACAAATATACTTGAGCAGGATGGTCTGACTTCCCACTACccaattcaaaaaatttcataCACGGTTAAAGATCACTGCTTCGAATTTGCTTAGAATTTGAGCTCCTAGTCACATAagtaccatcaatgaggtgccaCCAACATGCATGCCTGTACAGAAAAAGCTAGCACCTAACTATTGTTGATGCAATGTCTAACTAGATCAATGAATGTGGAACATTTCATCAGAAAAATGAACACACTATGGTTAAGGATTATGAAGTCAAGCAAGGAGGCATTGTTCTTAATGCTATTTATTATCTGAAAAGGTAAGCTTCTATGAAAAAATCACCAACTTTCCCTTCTAATAAAAGAGCATATATTGGGCCATACATTGCATGGACTAATTCAAAGTAAAAAATGCCATGTAAGCACAATAACAACATGAACTCCAAAAAGACAAGTTGCAAATATTCGAAAGAGATTGAAATACAAGAAACAAATATTCTATAATCTGCTGAAAGGATGAAAGGAAAACCTGAGCAAATATGGCTTTTGCTTTTGATATTTTAAGCCTTGTTGATATTTCAAGTGGAGCAAAACTATCGGCAATTGATACAACTACATAGCCAGCTAGAACAATTGCGAGGTAGATAATCACAGAGTAGACATTCATTGGCATATCAATTGCAATTGCAGATCCTCTGTTTAAACCCAGAGCATTGAGTGCATGTGCAACTAACCTACAAATTTAAAACAACAAAGGACTGCAAGTTAATATGATAGCAAAGTTAATAGAAGTATTAAGAACGAGAATTTTCATTACAACATCAAAGCTCTTCATTTATCAAATTCAGAAAATCTAAGTTCATATGCGACTATTCCCACGGATGCTAGTAAGTAGAATCATCcaacaaaattaaagtataaaattttaaaatattatctgTTTCTGTCATACTTCAACATATATATTCAAAATCACAAGCTCTAAAGTGCACaatgtatataaaaaatcatTGAATTCATTTGATCAGCAAACTAGTCAGGCAAAAAATCCTTAAAAACTAAAAGACAACTCTAAGAAAAAAATTGATGCTACAGCATAGAACAGAATTACAAGAATGCTAATGTTTGCTCTTATTTTGGCTTATGGGGAAGCAATAAATAATATTACTACTCAATACCATTTCCATTTGAACTTGCTAATCTCAAGCTATACTTTTTAAACTTCAATAGTGAATGCAAGTATCTAGTTAAACCATTTAGAAACTTACGTCTAAACTTCACTCTtacacaaacaaacaaaaatagaagcaaatatgaACAAACACTATATCTATAAGATGAAGAGCACCATACCAAACCTCTGTCTGCAATTCCTTAAGTGTCATGCTTTTCACAGGAAGATCATCATCTCCCTCATCACGCCATATTATTACTATATCATCCAAACTTCTCTTACTATTAACATTCAAGCAATTCTTTGCAGGGTTCACAAAAGCTCCAGGAAGCCATTTACCACCTGGATTTAATGTGAGGCTTTCTTCAGATGGACTCTGTAAGATACAATTAGGAGGGACAGAGAAATCTATGCACATTTCATCAAGTACAGTTTTCCAATAAACCTGGCATATCAAAATATAggagaaaatatttgtttaataataacccaaaattcaaaatcatcaaatacCTTAATGTTTTCCAAAGAAATGTGAGCTTGAAACCATAACAACCATACCTCAGGGTTTGAGACCGAAAATTCCTGAAGATGAGAGAAACTTGATATAGGGTCCCTGTATTTCGAGCCTAAGAATTCTTTTCCATGTCTCTCCAGCAGACGGCCAATATTTGTAAACAATGCACTCTCCCTATCCATCCATGAATTGACATAATAAAACACAATACCAGTATTAATACATCAATGTTGCTCAAATGACAATTCTTCCTAAATTAGGGTTATCCCTCTTGATTCAACTAAGTGAAAAGCggaaatattatttaaacaagctGCATCATCTAGTTGAAGCTATTCTAGGCTAGCCATTAGATGAAAAAGAATCAATTAACTAAAACAGATTAATGTTCAATTCTTTTCTTTACTTCATTCTATCCAAGAAATACAATTTTCAATCACTCATTCAGTTCAGTTGGCAActataaaagaaattgaattttttttgttaaacccAATCAAATCTGAGCTTCTTCACTGTTGGTATACTAAAATTAAACTGAATTATCAGTAAAAAGAGTAGCTCCTAATTTTGATGATTGCCAGAATGAACAAAATAACTGACTACTTGAGATTTTTTCACTTCCTTTTAGCAATTTCTTCACTTTCAGCTATAAAgtacaaaaaaggaaaaattctggCAGAGTTGTAAAGtacaatttaaactaattactTAGATCACTTTAAAAAAGGCAATAACTTGAAGATCAAAGTACTAATAACtaacagagaaaaaaaaaaagagggaatcCTCACGGGTCGGGAATCCAAGCGGGGGGGTCGGGTCCGAAGTCTTTGTAACAACCGTAGTACAAGGCTTGATGGAGAGAGAAAGGGAGATTAGGGGTAAGTACATGTTTGGAAATTCGGTTCCAAGCCTCCGGCGTAGCAGATCCGTAATCACGAACGATCTCCGTCACCTTCTTGTGAATTTCTTGTGCAAGTTCAGACGATATCCCCAACGCTTCCACATCTTTAACGGTGACCGAATCCAAAGATCTGTACACCATTTTTTTTTcggtttttacttttatttgaacTCTGAAGTAAAACAGATGAGTGAGATTTCAGTGAAGAAAACTGATAATGCTTTGGAAGTTTTTCTTACGTATACTCCTAAAACAATGTCACTTTCTCaagtttttattttggatttggcCAAATTTATATTAGCCCCTCTTTTAATCATCTTCCAGTGTGACGGCTGAAATTGCTGAATGAGAGATCCTGATAACATAAGAGGCGCACAAAATGGATttggataaaatttaattttcgttTTCTATATAAATTTAGGCTTGGGCAAGATTTTCTTGCCTGAATCCAGCTTAGCTAAATTTATATTAGCCCCTATACTATAGTGAATCAACGAATTTAATCATCTTGGACTATCCATCCAAGTTAAAAGACTTATTTAAAAATTGGAAGAATTTAGATAAAATATGAagctcaaaaaataaatttagataaaatttatgaTTCGTTTTTTATATGGGTTGGGCTTTGGGAAAAGATTTTTTACCTGAATCTAACTGGACCTGGTCccaatatattatgttataaaaaaatattatattaattatatatgttaaataataattatatatattaaatcacaaatccaataattattaaattcattaccTACGACCTAAAAAAATTTATCCAACTAAATAACtcaactcaaaatataaaattttaaaaaatatatttaatgcaataaaatatttattatttttatttttatttttaatataataaaaaatttattatatttatagtagtgtttttaatataaatactttttaatgtgttagaaaattttcattttagcatTTTTCAGTacatttagtgtattatattttttaaaaaaatttatttttaaataaaaactaatccaaaaaattcaaatatgggTGGGTCAAGTTAAGCTTAGGCTTACCTTTCTTAAATCGggttgggcttgggcaaaaaataagCTCATTTTTCGAGTCGGGCCTGGCCTGAGCTTGGAAAATTGGTTTAGACACCTTGTATGGACTCGACTTGGCCCGACCTGACCCATGAACACTTCTAGTCacggggctagaactttagtcttgTAAACCACACGACCTTAGACAAAATCTTAGTTTCAAATCTGCCTAAGCCAGTCTAACTCTCAAAAGATGATATTTCACAAAGTTAATTCTCTAACGCACCGAAATAAAGCGAAAGCAAACTCAAAACAAAGAAGCAATGAAAGATCTGAAAAGCCATAAGAAAGTAATGCACACAATGTGTTTAAGAAAATGTTCTCAAATATATTCAATTAACTCTAAATGAAATGATTACAAATAAGAAGGaagatatttatttataattgagcTCCCCAAATCCAATGATATAGtttaaattacatattgaaatCAAAGCTTATCTACAAGATGATAGTCTTAAGGGATTTAAGCATTATACAATCTTATCCCTTAATATTACAAAATATTCACcatggtaactctagttttactataGTGTTTCATTAGGTCACCAAAGCTTTAAGTAGATGAGTTTCTCCATATATTCTACGAATCGAGCTAGTTTAAGTGAGTCAAATGAGCCGCATTTAATTACTTGACCTCTATGGGACATTTGCATGAATTCGTCATAAGTTTTGATTTGCGGCCCCTGACATTCTCCCCTATCCATCTCACAATGCCCTTGTCGTGTTCTCAAAATGACACTAGTCTAACTCGTCTTAGAACTGTTATGATGCCTACGCTAATTTCCCAACCATTCTCTCTGTTAAGTAGTTTCACCCGAAACATTTGCCTCAACTTATATCTTTGTTGTCGTTTAACTCAAATTGTTTCTCTCCTTTGTACATCTCATTCACAAAAACCCACTACTCTTACTTACCCCCTTATGACTTGCCTCGATCAAGATCCCTTTGATCCATACAAAAAGACTTTGGCACACCTACATTGAACATTATGTTAACCTTGAGTATTGCCGCTAATTTTGGTTTGTAAGCCCATCGGCTTACCTGTTTTAGAACTCTGAAAGGGTCCTATATCTTTGCCAAGTCAATGGTAAGTCATAATGAAAAACATTAAGAAAGTGTTTGAGATATACCTTGGTCATGACATTTACTCATTTTGACTGCCCAGTTTGTATCACTACTTTTCCTACAAAGTTTGATGCACAACACACCTCTCACATAGGTGGTAGCCCCATTGATAACTCAACAGGCTTCATATCGATTTTTTGCCCCTTTAATATTTCCAATGAGGTCTCCTTAACAGTTCGATCTACCAAGTCAACGTTCTTACCATAATGAACATCCTCGACTAGCTAGATTGTTGACAATAACTTCTTCTACCTTTCTCATCACAATTCACTAGCACAACCTATTGTCGTTGACGAATGTCCAAGATATATATGCAATcatcaaaaggagccaaaaaaaaattaatattttcaaggAAATTCAAGCCAAGAATAAAGTTGTAATCATCTAAATGAATTACCTCAAagtcttctttatttttctactAACCGATCTATAGTTCAACTCATTGTGTTACTCTCACAGTTGGGACCTCTTTAGAATTAGTAGTCTTAATCTTCTTAGTCGATTTGCTAACTGAGAGACCAAGTTTACTCACGAAAATTTTCAACATGAACAAGTTTGATGTCCCCATATCAACAAGAGCATTCATTCTTTGACCTGTGatgttgatgtccacaaacatcaatCATTTATGCTTGTGATCCCTATTCACTTTTGCAGAATAGAGTATCAATGATCCAAGATTTAATACCATTTCCTCATCAAGCTTTGTTTCATCTTCTTCACTGATCACATACAACTTAGATCGCTCTAGATAGTCCCATATCTTATGTGAATTGCAACATAAGAAGGACTTCACTAGCTCCTCTATTTTGTTGTTGGGCTTCAAGTTCCTATTATATGGTTTCTTATTACCACAAATTCCACCATTAGCGTTTTAACCTATCCTTTTTCATTTACCCCACCGTTGCCCTCCTCATTGGGTTTGGAGGACTTGAACTTGTTTTTCCTCGAAACAAGCTCAATTAAAGACTTTGTTATAGGCATGAATTTGGTAAGTTCTTTGACCCTTTGATGTTGCAACTCTTGCTTTACCTAAGGCTTCAACCTATCCACAAAAGGAGAAAAATACCTCATTCTcacccaaataaaaaatttagagtaTTAGTCTACTGAACTCCTTCACATACTCTTTAACTATGGCTTATTGAATAAGTTAGTGCAATTTAGCCCAAGCCTCATTCTTAGCATACTCTAGGTATAACTGCCCATTGGATTCAATTTGAAACTCCTCCCAAGTTTCAACAGCGACCCTACCTTGTTTCTTATCTGTGGATCTACGACACCACCATAAAAGAGCGACATCTGTAAAATACATAGCAATAGTATTTACCTTAGTAGCATtagtaacaacccaatttttaatagtactaCAAAATACGAGtttaaaaccctattttcataaatcaagttcgtaaatattaaatgtgaatatttatggtgtgacagccctaaagtgaccctagtcggaaagcgacttcgggaccgctaaatcgagtcaccaaattatttgaatatgataattattgtctaaaatatgtgaatatgaatgtgtgaaagttttaagcttcgatttagttaattgcatgtgaatttagttaataggacttatgtgtgacacttttgaaatgtgataggttaatctataaggatctattagtgtatgtaataaaaagggtggacttgcatgtcaatttccccacttaattggtagtggccagccatgacaatgagggtggacaaaatgtgatgggtaaaacatgtcataaacatgttatgttagtgttttatgggaggaatgataaaataaggagcatgggtaataaaataatagtggttagtaggaggagaaagagaaaaagaaaaaaaatgagctaggctactcttccattgccgtgacttgaggaaggaagaagaagaggattttcttgcttcatgttcggttggttggtgtttaggaggaggtatgtttgatgttgttccatgagattcatgcatgtttttagttgttagcttgagttctacctagcccatggtttaaatctttgctatgtgatggagatgatattcggccatgggtgttgtcttcttggttggtgtttgatgttgtggtgatgaggcatggagatgagttaagttttggctaaggtggatttgtgttgatgtcatttgcatgctaaatgtgaagctttgtaatgatacatgtgatggtggattgatgactcttggattttctttttagcatttttgagttagacattaagttctttgtttaacctatgaccaaaattgaaatggtatggtgtcttgatgcattcggccatggtaggaagtagaagagaaatatggttgttgttcatgttatttggatgaaaaatggtagtaaggtgaagtgcaaatgttagtatttaattactagtgtatatatgtgtattagccgagttttgaacttgaaacaaaatggtatgtagtcaatacaagtaaccatatttgtaggaagtattaagcatataattggcctcaacatagacatgcatattcggccacatgagatagattggtgttgcatatattcggttataggcgagcataatgatgaatctatcttgacttagataatcggctcaaggagaatttgttaaagtgcttagttaattgatattaggttaatgatgtgtgtattcggtcataaaggtgcacatgaggaaatgttagattaattgtattaaattgttcaatgtgattaaaaatgcgtatgaccattttgtatttgagctaaaggtggccatatgacctatcaaactccttgtcatattcgaccataagctagcataatgagactttaataagttaaatttgtttgaattagctcaagagcttagaggaccaaagttggataagggaaaggaaaaagtgatcgaatagccgccgaaatcgttcgacaacatccgaggtaagtttttaagtaatggatcttagattatgattcgattagatcatgttttaagtaaatcaaaatcatgctctttgtatgtaactattgagccgaaaatgataatgcttgataagtgacttgtgtttgaattctagttatgaaaatgaaatatagatgtgtcatgatttattgatatgtgcatggatattcggatgataaccgggctaagtcccgaaggcatttgtgctagtgactaattctgggctaagcctgaaggcatttgtgcgagttactatcaccgggccaagtcccgaaggcatttgtgtgagttactatatccgggctaagtcccgaaggcatttgtgcgagttactataaccgggctaagtcccgaaggcatttgagcaagtagctatatccggctaaattccgaaggtacttggtttgggaatgagcgatcttgctgtaataatttcaattaatacgctcataaaatcccaacgatgaggtacgtttcgtatatgcattggagtagttgattccttttaaatattattcgctcagtcaattaatgagcctccggcctttggttaagttgatcccttatgtgtgaatatgagggttggaaatgtgaagtaggactgatttttgagaatatgtgtatatgaaattatccgtttagttatatgaatgctatacttcagttgtgcctaatttcattgctcaaaacttactaagcattaaatgcttactccgttctttgaatctctgttttatagattttggttcgtcagctatcggactcgggattgtcaaagtcgaagtcgtccacactatcaaagcccttttggtacacttttggttgaactctgaaaatggcatgtataggactacccttgttgttgttggtcatgtactctttggttttgtataaaatttgatagccatgcgaaaatggctgatatatactttgagcatagcattataatcgttttgtatgttgttcattgagaggtatggaaatgtttggtaacgattagccattggaatggttaatcatgatcattttggtgctttgtatgacaaattctagttgattcatggaaaaccatgaaataggtaaagtgtaccttaaaaacagatgctgacagcagcagtagtgtggatttgaaaaatcactaaaaatagtaggaacggaattaaatagtgaataaattatgtaatcgaaccttgatgaatctattttcatatgaaagtaacgaaacgatcatatgagccgtattttatgagatgcttaagttttcgtgaaacagggctagagcaatttctggatcccctattccgactttggaaattcactataaattaaccagagataattagaagtcatgtcctatatgtacagattccttttcgagtctagtttctttagaaacaaacggcataagtattgaagccgtgtacaaggag
Protein-coding sequences here:
- the LOC107887048 gene encoding probable acyl-activating enzyme 17, peroxisomal; translated protein: MVYRSLDSVTVKDVEALGISSELAQEIHKKVTEIVRDYGSATPEAWNRISKHVLTPNLPFSLHQALYYGCYKDFGPDPPAWIPDPESALFTNIGRLLERHGKEFLGSKYRDPISSFSHLQEFSVSNPEVYWKTVLDEMCIDFSVPPNCILQSPSEESLTLNPGGKWLPGAFVNPAKNCLNVNSKRSLDDIVIIWRDEGDDDLPVKSMTLKELQTEVWLVAHALNALGLNRGSAIAIDMPMNVYSVIIYLAIVLAGYVVVSIADSFAPLEISTRLKISKAKAIFAQDLIIRGEKSLPLYSRVVEAKAPMAIVLPAKSSSFNIKLRDGDISWPEFLERVKKFKGDVFKAVEQPIEAFTNILFSSGTTGEPKAIPWTNGSPFKAAADAWCHMDIRKGDIVAWPTNLGWMMGPWLVYASLLNGASMALYNGSPLSSGFSKFVQDAKVTMLGVIPSIVRTWKSTDCIAGYDWSSIRCFSSTGEASNVDEYLWLMGRACYKPVIEYCGGTEIGGGFVSGSFLQPQSLAAFSTSVMGCRLFILGDDGHPIPEDAPGMGELALGPLMFGSSSTLLNASHYDVYFKEMPSWNGLILRRHGDVFERTSRGYYRAHGRADDTMNIGGIKVSSVEIERICNAVDSSVLETAAIGVPPADGGPEHLVIAVVFKDPDNSTSDLNKLRISFNSAVQRNLNPLFKVSHVVALPSLSRTATNKVMRRVLRQQLAQVDHNSKL